A genomic window from Zalophus californianus isolate mZalCal1 chromosome 13, mZalCal1.pri.v2, whole genome shotgun sequence includes:
- the LOC113934143 gene encoding RNA-binding protein FUS-like — MASNDYTQQATQSYGAYPTQPGQGYSQQSSQPYGQQSYSGYGQSADTSGYGQSSYGSSYGQTQNTGYGTQSGPQGYGSTGGYGSSQSSQSSYGQQSSYPGYGQQPAPSSTSGSYGSGSQSSGYGQPQSGGYGQQSTYSGQQPGYGQQQSSYNPPQGYGQQNQYNSSSGGNYGQDQSSMSGGGGGYGNQDQSGGGGGYGGGQQDRGGRGRGGGSGYNRSSGGYEPRGRGGGRGGRGGMGGSDRGGFNKFGGPRDQGSRHDSEQDNSDNNTIFVQGLGENVTIESVADYFKQIGIIKTNKKTGQPMINLYTDRETGKLKGEATVSFDDPPSAKAAIDWFDGKEFSGNPIKVSFATRRADFNRGGGNGRGGRGRGGPMGRGGHGGGGSGGGGRGGFPSGGGGGGSQQRAGDWKCPNPICENMNFSWRNECNQCKAPKPDGPGGGPGGSHMGGNYGDDRRGGRGGYDRGGYRGRGGDRGGFRGGRGGGDRGGFGPGKMDSRGEHRQDRRERPY, encoded by the coding sequence ATGGCCTCAAACGACTATACCCAACAAGCAACCCAAAGCTATGGGGCCTACCCCACCCAGCCTGGGCAAGGCTATTCCCAGCAGAGCAGTCAGCCCTATGGACAGCAGAGTTACAGTGGTTATGGCCAGTCAGCAGACACTTCAGGCTATGGCCAGAGCAGCTATGGTTCTTCTTACGGACAGACCCAGAACACAGGCTATGGCACTCAGTCAGGTCCCCAGGGATATGGCTCAACCGGTGGCTATGGCAGTAGCCAGAGTTCTCAGTCATCTTATGGGCAACAGTCCTCTTATCCTGGCTATGGCCAGCAGCCAGCTCCTAGCAGCACTTCGGGAAGTTACGGTAGTGGTTCTCAGAGCAGCGGCTACGGGCAGCCCCAGAGTGGGGGCTATGGCCAGCAGTCTACCTATAGTGGACAGCAGCCAGGCTATGGACAGCAGCAAAGCTCCTATAATCCCCCTCAAGGCTATGGACAGCAGAACCAGTACAACAGTAGCAGTGGAGGTAACTATGGCCAAGATCAGTCCTCCATGAGTGGTGGTGGCGGCGGTTATGGCAATCAGGACCAGAGTGGTGGAGGCGGTGGCTACGGGGGAGGCCAGCAGGACCGTGGGGGCCGCGGCCGGGGCGGTGGCAGTGGTTACAACCGCAGCAGCGGTGGCTATGAACCCAGAGGTCGTGGAGGTGGCCGTGGAGGCAGAGGCGGCATGGGCGGAAGTGACCGTGGTGGCTTCAATAAATTTGGTGGCCCTCGGGACCAGGGATCACGTCATGACTCTGAACAGGATAATTCAGACAACAACACCATCTTCGTGCAAGGCTTGGGCGAAAATGTTACAATTGAGTCTGTGGCTGATTACTTCAAGCAGATTGGTATCATtaagacaaataagaaaacaggacAGCCCATGATTAATCTGTACACAGACAGGGAAACGGGCAAGCTGAAGGGAGAGGCAACAGTGTCGTTTGATGACCCACCTTCTGCTAAAGCAGCTATTGACTGGTTTGATGGTAAAGAATTCTCTGGGAATCCCATCAAGGTCTCATTTGCTACTCGGCGAGCAGACTTCAATCGGGGTGGTGGCAATGGTCGTGGAGGCCGAGGGCGAGGAGGACCCATGGGCCGTGGAGGCCATGgaggtggtggcagtggtggcgGTGGCCGGGGAGGATTCCCTAgcggaggaggtggtggtggcagcCAGCAGCGAGCTGGTGACTGGAAGTGTCCTAATCCTATATGTGAGAACATGAATTTCTCTTGGAGGAATGAATGCAACCAATGTAAGGCCCCTAAACCAGATGGCCCAGGAGGGGGACCGGGAGGCTCTCATATGGGGGGTAACTATGGAGATGATCGTCGTGGTGGCAGAGGAGGCTATGATCGGGGTGGCTACCGAGGCCGAGGCGGGGACCGTGGGGGCTTCCGAGGGGGCCGGGGTGGTGGGGACAGAGGTGGCTTTGGCCCTGGCAAGATGGACTCCAGGGGTGAGCACAGACAGGATCGCAGGGAGAGGCCGTATTAG